The proteins below are encoded in one region of Cyclopterus lumpus isolate fCycLum1 chromosome 8, fCycLum1.pri, whole genome shotgun sequence:
- the LOC117735193 gene encoding lipid droplet assembly factor 1-like isoform X1, whose product MSCSPKRLKMQHSGNNSATDFQKLWGRWNGLVSRFYDDPKVAWLMDTRIGQYLGSQPVLALTGLMFSAMAALPVGLFLSFALVTIVMSAVGFIFFEVFLLFIGGVILMCVLPGIALFAVMVALVSNALYVTSSNIFSRYYLTKGAEVLDDQEESMKSECETKKLKETQ is encoded by the exons ATGTCCTGCAGTCCGAAGCGGTTGAAGATGCAGCACAGCGGCAACAACAGCGCGACAGACTTCCAGAAGCTGTGGGGGAGATGGAACGGCCTCGTGAGCCGCTTTTATGATGACCCCAAG GTCGCATGGCTGATGGACACGAGAATCGGGCAGTACCTGGGCAGCCAACCGGTCTTAGCTCTGACAGGGTTGATGTTTAGTGCCATGGCTGCACTGCCGGTGGgacttttcctctcttttgctCTCGTGACCATCGTCATGTCGGCTGTcggttttattttctttgaag TGTTCCTGTTGTTTATAGGAGGGGTGATTCTGATGTGTGTGCTCCCCGGCATCGCCCTCTTCGCTGTCATGGTTGCATTAGTCTCCAATGCGCTTTACGTCACCAGCTCCAACATCTTCAGCCGCTATTATCTCACAAAG GGAGCTGAAGTCCTGGACGACCAGGAAGAGTCCATGAAGAGTGAATGTGAAACAAAGAAACTGAAGGAGACGCAGTAG
- the si:ch211-139g16.8 gene encoding immunoglobulin superfamily member 6 isoform X2 yields the protein MDRMVWFSLLLSYLPVTENKQKDESCLSQPNGVMWQLSGESAVLKCSVNSDCSAKGLQYEWFAFRRNVHLRLRPSNESLKYSLDGASLHIKSLHVNDSGIYHCAAVSSGEPAPGAQHVGLGTTLVVRGKSVQLQYGCNMSVCGSVLNTNKKNSVKRTQFRDVLQEMYSKRNLGNSKKTESRNRSQAEAASTEFKNSTDDVYQNVL from the exons ATGGACCGGATGGTTtggttctctctcctgctcagcTACCTGCCAGTAACTG AGAACAAGCAAAAAGATGAGAGCTGCTTATCGCAGCCAAACGGAGTCATGTGGCAGCTGAGCGGAGAAAGTGCCGTTCTCAAGTGTTCCGTCAATTCAGATTGTTCAGCCAAAGGCCTGCAGTACGAGTGGTTCGCCTTCAGGAGAAACGTCCATCTTCGTCTCCGCCCGAGTAACGAGTCTCTGAAGTACAGTCTGGACGGAGCATCTTTACACATTAAGTCACTTCACGTTAATGACAGCGGGATCTACCACTGTGCTGCAGTATCGAGTGGAGAGCCGGCACCTGGCGCCCAACATGTAGGGTTGGGCACAACTCTTGTCGTGAGGGGTAAGAGTGTACAATTACAG TACGGCTGCAATATGAGCGTCTGCGGAAGTGTGCTCAACACCAACAAG AAAAACTCAGTGAAAAGAACACAGTTTCGTGATGTGCTGCAAGAAATGTACAGCAAAAGGAACTTGGGCAATAGCAAAAAAACTGAGAGCAGGAACCGTTCTCAAGCCGAG GCTGCAAGCACGGAGTTCAAGAACTCAACTGATGACGTCTAtcaaaatgtgttataa
- the LOC117735193 gene encoding lipid droplet assembly factor 1-like isoform X2: protein MQHSGNNSATDFQKLWGRWNGLVSRFYDDPKVAWLMDTRIGQYLGSQPVLALTGLMFSAMAALPVGLFLSFALVTIVMSAVGFIFFEVFLLFIGGVILMCVLPGIALFAVMVALVSNALYVTSSNIFSRYYLTKGAEVLDDQEESMKSECETKKLKETQ, encoded by the exons ATGCAGCACAGCGGCAACAACAGCGCGACAGACTTCCAGAAGCTGTGGGGGAGATGGAACGGCCTCGTGAGCCGCTTTTATGATGACCCCAAG GTCGCATGGCTGATGGACACGAGAATCGGGCAGTACCTGGGCAGCCAACCGGTCTTAGCTCTGACAGGGTTGATGTTTAGTGCCATGGCTGCACTGCCGGTGGgacttttcctctcttttgctCTCGTGACCATCGTCATGTCGGCTGTcggttttattttctttgaag TGTTCCTGTTGTTTATAGGAGGGGTGATTCTGATGTGTGTGCTCCCCGGCATCGCCCTCTTCGCTGTCATGGTTGCATTAGTCTCCAATGCGCTTTACGTCACCAGCTCCAACATCTTCAGCCGCTATTATCTCACAAAG GGAGCTGAAGTCCTGGACGACCAGGAAGAGTCCATGAAGAGTGAATGTGAAACAAAGAAACTGAAGGAGACGCAGTAG
- the LOC117734578 gene encoding ER lumen protein-retaining receptor 2, translated as MNIFRLTGDLSHLAAIIILLLKIWKSRSCAGISGKSQILFAIVFTTRYLDLLTSFISLYNTSMKVIYIGCAYATVYLIYVKFRATYDGNHDSFRVEFLVVPVGGLAVLINHDFALLEILWTFSIYLESVAILPQLFMISKTGEAETITTHYLFCLGLYRALYLFNWIWRFYFEGFFDMIAIVAGLVQTVLYCDFFYLYVTKVLKGKKLSLPA; from the exons ATGAACATCTTCAGGCTGACAGGAGACCTCTCTCATCTGGCTGCTATCATCATCCTGCTGCTCAAAATATGGAAAAGCAGGTCGTGTGCAG GTATCTCTGGAAAGAGCCAAATCCTGTTTGCTATCGTGTTCACCACGCGCTACTTGGATCTGCTCAcctccttcatctccctctATAACACAAGCATGAAG GTGATCTACATCGGTTGTGCGTATGCCACAGTCTACCTGATCTACGTGAAGTTCAGGGCCACCTACGATGGCAACCATGACAGCTTCAGAGTGGAGTTCCTGGTTGTTCCCGTCGGGGGTCTCGCTGTTCTCATCAACCACGACTTCGCTCTCCTGGAG ATCCTGTGGACGTTCTCCATCTACCTGGAGTCGGTGGCAATCCTGCCGCAGCTCTTCATGATCAGCAAGACTGGCGAGGCAGAGACGATCACCACCCACTACCTGTTCTGCCTGGGCCTGTATCGAGCCCTCTATCTTTTCAACTGGATCTGGCGTTTCTACTTCGAAGGCTTCTTTGACATGATCGCCATCGTGGCCGGTTTGGTCCAGACTGTCCTCTACTGTGACTTCTTCTACCTTTATGTCACCAAAG tGTTGAAAGGCAAGAAGCTGAGCCTGCCGGCGTAA
- the si:ch211-139g16.8 gene encoding immunoglobulin superfamily member 6 isoform X1: MDRMVWFSLLLSYLPVTENKQKDESCLSQPNGVMWQLSGESAVLKCSVNSDCSAKGLQYEWFAFRRNVHLRLRPSNESLKYSLDGASLHIKSLHVNDSGIYHCAAVSSGEPAPGAQHVGLGTTLVVREQFKTMVRHILWVSCVLLATYSLAILILMIKKYGCNMSVCGSVLNTNKKNSVKRTQFRDVLQEMYSKRNLGNSKKTESRNRSQAEAASTEFKNSTDDVYQNVL, from the exons ATGGACCGGATGGTTtggttctctctcctgctcagcTACCTGCCAGTAACTG AGAACAAGCAAAAAGATGAGAGCTGCTTATCGCAGCCAAACGGAGTCATGTGGCAGCTGAGCGGAGAAAGTGCCGTTCTCAAGTGTTCCGTCAATTCAGATTGTTCAGCCAAAGGCCTGCAGTACGAGTGGTTCGCCTTCAGGAGAAACGTCCATCTTCGTCTCCGCCCGAGTAACGAGTCTCTGAAGTACAGTCTGGACGGAGCATCTTTACACATTAAGTCACTTCACGTTAATGACAGCGGGATCTACCACTGTGCTGCAGTATCGAGTGGAGAGCCGGCACCTGGCGCCCAACATGTAGGGTTGGGCACAACTCTTGTCGTGAGGG aacaatttaaaacaatggTGAGGCACATTCTGTGGGTATCGTGTGTCCTCTTGGCCACCTACAGCTTGGCCATATTGATACTAATGATAAAGAAG TACGGCTGCAATATGAGCGTCTGCGGAAGTGTGCTCAACACCAACAAG AAAAACTCAGTGAAAAGAACACAGTTTCGTGATGTGCTGCAAGAAATGTACAGCAAAAGGAACTTGGGCAATAGCAAAAAAACTGAGAGCAGGAACCGTTCTCAAGCCGAG GCTGCAAGCACGGAGTTCAAGAACTCAACTGATGACGTCTAtcaaaatgtgttataa